The genome window AAAAGCTTTTTTAATTTCAGAGGAAGAAGCAACCAAAATAATTCTTAGAGCTATTAATCAAAAGAAAGAGAGAGAAATTTTTCCTAAAAAAATGAAAATAGCAATAAGTATAATTTCCAGATTACCTAAAAATTTGATAAATTTTTTCTTCCATTTACTTGAAAAAGAAAATGATGAAAAAAATAATTAAGAAGTCTTGCTTGATAAGTTATAAAGTAATATAATATAAAACATAAATTAATTTAGAAGGAGTAAGGTAATGGACTGGACAGGTCGTATAGATGGTTATGAAGATGATGTATTAAGAGTACATCAAGTTGTACAGGAAAAAACATTGGAAGAGTTGTTGGCTAATGATTCAGAAGATAGAAAAGTATGTTTTGTAAGTTTTAATTCAGATGAAGGAATCAGAAGAAATAATGGTAGAACAGGAGCTGGGGAAGGGTGGAAACATTTAAAAGCTGCTTTATCGAACTATCCTATTTTTGACACTACATTGAAATTATATGATTTAAAAGAATCTATTGATGTAATTTCTGGAAATTTAGAAGCTGCTCAAGAAAAATTGGCTAATACAGTTGCAGAGCTAAAAAAGAAAAACTACTTTGTAGTATGTTTAGGTGGTGGACACGACATTGCTTATGGTACACATAATGGTATTCTAAAATATGCAAAATCAAGAGAAAATAACCCTAAAATTGGAATAATAAATTTCGATGCTCATTTTGATATGAGGGAATATAAAGAAAGAGGAGCTAACTCAGGCTCAATGTTTCTTCAGATAGCTGAGGATAGAGAAAAAGACGGGCTTAGATTTGACTACAATGTTATTGGTATACAAAAATTCTCAAATACAAAGAGATTATTTGATACAGCGAAAAAGTATGGTGTAAACTATTTTCTGGCAAGAGATATTGAAAAAGTTAATGAACTGAATATAAACCCTATTTTAAATAGGAATGATTATATTCATTTAAGTATTTGTACAGATGTATTTCACGTAACTACAGCACCGGGAGTGAGTGCACCTCAATCATTTGGTATCTGGCCAAGTCAGGCAAATAGACTTTTAAATATTATAGCTCATACTGATAAGGATTTAACTCTTGAAGTTGCAGAAATAAGTCCAAGATATGACTATGATGACAGAACTTCAAGGCTTGCTGCAAATTTCATATATCAGATAATTTTAAGATATTTTAAAGTTGAAATTTGATAAATTCAAGGAAAGGAGTTTAATTATGAAAAGAAAATTGTCATTAGTTTTTTCTATTTTTTTAATCTGCTCACTTTATGCATTTGGGGTAAAATTTCCTGAAAAATCTCAAAAGATGGAAGATTTTGTTCCTGAAGGTTGGAAAGTTATTAGTGAAGTAAGAGGAGATTTAAATAAAGATAAGTTAGATGATGTCGCTTTGGTTATAGAACAAGATGATCCAGCAAATATCAAAAGCAATGAAGAAAAGTTAGGACCACTTAAACTAAATCTAAACCCAAGAATACTTTTAGTTTTATTTAAAGAAAAAAATGGAATGTATACTCTAAAAGCTAAGAATGATAAAGGTTTTATAGCTAGTGAGCATAGTGATGATAATCCAACTCTTGAAGATACTTTTAGTGGTATGCAGATAGGAAAAAATACTCTTAGAATAGCTTTTAGTTTTTTTACAAGTGCAGGAACTTATGGTTCTTCAAATAGTATTTATATTTTTAGGTTCCAAAATAAGAGATTAGAACTTATAGGAATGGAGGACTTCTCATTTATGAGAAATTCTGGTGATGGAGAAGAAACTAGTATTAATTTTTCTACAGGGAAATATAAATTAACAAAAGGGCTTAATGTTTTTAATAAAAAAGAAAATAAACCAAAAGTAACATGGGGGAAATTTAAGAGTTCTAAGAAATATAGCTTAGAAGAAATGGAAGATTCTGTAATTGGCGAAATATATGACTCTATAAAATAGATATCATTACAAAAATTCCACAGATTTCACAGATGATAAATTAAATAAATTTGGCTCTGTGTCAAATGGTGTTGATGAAAAAATTAAATAAATTTTTATATAGTTCCAGAAAAATAAAATCTGGGGCTATTTTTTATATGAATAAGTTTTTTAGTTGTATGCATAAAAAATATATAGTAAAATAACTTTAGTAATTTTATTTAAAGGTGATGTTTATGTCAGTGGTTTTAATAACTGGAGCAAGTT of Fusobacterium russii ATCC 25533 contains these proteins:
- the hutG gene encoding formimidoylglutamase, with product MDWTGRIDGYEDDVLRVHQVVQEKTLEELLANDSEDRKVCFVSFNSDEGIRRNNGRTGAGEGWKHLKAALSNYPIFDTTLKLYDLKESIDVISGNLEAAQEKLANTVAELKKKNYFVVCLGGGHDIAYGTHNGILKYAKSRENNPKIGIINFDAHFDMREYKERGANSGSMFLQIAEDREKDGLRFDYNVIGIQKFSNTKRLFDTAKKYGVNYFLARDIEKVNELNINPILNRNDYIHLSICTDVFHVTTAPGVSAPQSFGIWPSQANRLLNIIAHTDKDLTLEVAEISPRYDYDDRTSRLAANFIYQIILRYFKVEI